The genomic segment GGCGATTATTGTGCATCTTATGGCATTAGCACTGGCGCTGTATCATACAATAACCTGGTTTTCTTTAGCGCCTAAAGCGGTTGATTTATGGATTAAAGGCAAACCTCTTGATGACAAGTTCATTGTCTCTGGACATTACGCGGCCTTTATTGCTGCGACTGTTTTTTGTCTATTCGTTATCATGGTGTAAGGAGCTAATATGTCTGAGATGAACAAGAAAACCTACGTACGATCGCATGAACCGATATTTTGGGGATTGTTTGGTGCTGGTGGCATGTTAACTGCGTTTTTAACGCCGGTGATGATTTTAATTACTGGGCTGTTAATTCCGTTAGGGATCATAGATCAAGGCAACTTTAATTATCAAACCCTGCATGGTTTTGCGACCACTTGGTATGGCGCCGGTATTATATTGGTGTTAATTGCGTTGCCGCTATGGCACACCTTACACCGTATCTTCCATGCATTACATGATTTAGGTATTAAGCGTGGTCGAGATTGGCAGCAAGTACTGAGTTATGGCTTTGCATTTGCGGTGACTGTGTTTGTATTTACCTTGTTACTACAAATGGCTTAATGACTAAAATTAAGTGCTGTAGTTGATGAAAGGCGTAACTTAGGTTACGCCTTTTTAGGTATTATATTCGGTGTTATCCCTCATTTCATATAGCAGATAGCGCTGCTATAGACATGATAGTTACTTGATGTATAGTTAATGTGATCAAGGTGTTATTTAAATACCGTTGATTCTGTGTTTACAGGGATGAGATATCAGCGTACTGGATGACGCTGATACTAAAAGAGGGAGCAAAAATTGGAAAACGTTAATAGTGCAGTAGAGACGTTAGTGCAAAGCTCTAACACCATGTTTATTTTGCTGGGTGCAATCATGGTTTTGGCCATGCACGCTGGTTTTGCATTTTTAGAAGTGGGTACGGTTCGCCATAAGAACCAAGTAAATGCGTTGGTTAAAATCATGACTGATTTTGCCATGTCGACATTAGCTTACTTTTTTGTCGGTTATCAAATCGCTTATGGCATGGATTTTTTTGCCAGTGCTAATGAACTAACCCAGAATAATGGTTATGAATTAGTTAAATTCTTTTTCTTGCTTACCTTTGCAGCGGCAATACCGGCGATTATTTCCGGTGGTGTGGCAGAGAGAGCCAAATTTTATCCGATGCTAATCGCCTCAGTGCTGATTGTCGGG from the Moritella sp. Urea-trap-13 genome contains:
- the frdD gene encoding fumarate reductase subunit FrdD gives rise to the protein MSEMNKKTYVRSHEPIFWGLFGAGGMLTAFLTPVMILITGLLIPLGIIDQGNFNYQTLHGFATTWYGAGIILVLIALPLWHTLHRIFHALHDLGIKRGRDWQQVLSYGFAFAVTVFVFTLLLQMA